ATTCTGCTAGTTCTACTACGACGGCTAAGGTGACGTTGGAAGCTGGTTCGGTTGATCCTGAAAAGCCTAGTGCCGGGGGAATCGAATTGGTTTCTGCACCTAATTTAGTTTTTGAAAATGTAACGTTGGACGGGGCAACGACGCAAACCACTAAGCAAACTGGTGCGGTAGATCCAGTTGTCATTAAGAACCCAGGGGTTGCCAGTGGGTGGAACGTCACAGTGGCCAACACGGCCTTTGGTACGGAAGCTGATGGAGCGGGTGACACGATTAAGGCCGGGACGATGACCTTAACCAGCACAACGCCAACCACTACGAACACCGATACAACGGACACTGCTAACACACCAACAGCTCAAACGGTTGAATTGCCGACTGAAGGAACTACGGCTAAGCCGGTTGCGTCTGCCGCTCTTAAGGCCGGGGTTGGGACTTGGAACGTCAACTACTCAAATGCTGCATTAACGGTTCCTGCCAACAACGTTGCCGGGGCTTACACGTCCAACCTGACTTGGACGTTGACGAACGCGCCAGCTTAAGCTAAATAGCAAGGAGGCCTCACAATGAAGCGTTGGATGCTAATACTTGTGGCCTCGTTAGCACTCGGAGCGGGTTGGCCGTTAGCCAGGGCTTCTGCGAGTACGGACAGTAAGACGACCTCCGCGAAAGTGACGGTAAAGTCGGATTTAAGTACTGATCCAGTTCCACCAGTTGATCCAGATGGTTCTGGTAATCCGTTTCCAGGGGATTCGAATGATCCGAACAACCAGGGAACCGGGTCACGCGGACATCTAACGCTAGACTATATTTCAAATTTGAAATTTCAACAGCAGGGGATTACGGGGAATTTTATTACCGCGACCGCGACCAATTCTCGGGCGTTCGTTCAGATTAGTGACCGTCGGGGAACCGGAAAGGGCTGGAGCTTGATGCTCAAGCCGGAACCCCTGGTGGGGCAACAGGATGCCTCGACGATTACCGCGGCGACCCTGTCTTTGGGATATGCTTATTTCCTATCTAGTGGCGCTAATATTACCAAAGCACCATCTTTCGTGGCTAAGTCGGCTTTACCGATGAATAGTTACTCGTTGGTTGCCCGCGCCCAGGACGTTCCTGGCGATCGGCAAGGGATGGGCACCTGGTTACTACGGCTGAACACCAAGTCGACGGACCCAGTGAGCCTGGAGGTTGCATCGTCAGCGGTGACGGCGCAACAAACCTACAAGGGAACCCTCTCTTGGTTACTAACGGATACGCCACAATAAGTTATTTACA
Above is a window of Levilactobacillus zymae DNA encoding:
- a CDS encoding WxL domain-containing protein codes for the protein MTKKTLQLLATVAAVAGMSFAATTAHAAADSASSTTTAKVTLEAGSVDPEKPSAGGIELVSAPNLVFENVTLDGATTQTTKQTGAVDPVVIKNPGVASGWNVTVANTAFGTEADGAGDTIKAGTMTLTSTTPTTTNTDTTDTANTPTAQTVELPTEGTTAKPVASAALKAGVGTWNVNYSNAALTVPANNVAGAYTSNLTWTLTNAPA
- a CDS encoding WxL domain-containing protein, producing MKRWMLILVASLALGAGWPLARASASTDSKTTSAKVTVKSDLSTDPVPPVDPDGSGNPFPGDSNDPNNQGTGSRGHLTLDYISNLKFQQQGITGNFITATATNSRAFVQISDRRGTGKGWSLMLKPEPLVGQQDASTITAATLSLGYAYFLSSGANITKAPSFVAKSALPMNSYSLVARAQDVPGDRQGMGTWLLRLNTKSTDPVSLEVASSAVTAQQTYKGTLSWLLTDTPQ